One Mycobacteriales bacterium DNA window includes the following coding sequences:
- a CDS encoding YdcF family protein, whose amino-acid sequence MTVRGVLGRAVGAIVLAVALVVGSTVFRVWQVARADERPHSDAIVVLGASQFDGRPSEVFAFRLQHALTLYKEGVAPRVVTVGGKQPGDRFTEAGAGAQWLQDRGVPASAVVAVGKGNDTLQSLEAARVVFAKNGWKSAVLVTDPWHELRSQTMATDQGIEASTSPTHEGPAVRTRGTELRYIVRETAAYLYYRLFHASSEAGPSAV is encoded by the coding sequence GTGACCGTTCGAGGCGTGCTCGGCCGCGCGGTGGGCGCCATCGTGCTGGCCGTGGCGCTCGTGGTCGGTTCGACGGTGTTCCGGGTGTGGCAGGTGGCCCGGGCCGACGAGCGGCCGCACTCGGACGCGATCGTCGTCCTGGGCGCGTCCCAGTTCGACGGTCGCCCGTCGGAGGTGTTCGCGTTCCGGCTCCAGCACGCGCTGACGCTCTACAAGGAAGGCGTGGCGCCGCGCGTGGTGACGGTCGGCGGCAAGCAGCCCGGCGACCGGTTCACCGAGGCCGGCGCGGGTGCGCAATGGCTGCAGGACCGCGGCGTACCCGCCTCCGCTGTCGTCGCCGTCGGAAAGGGCAACGACACCCTGCAGAGCTTGGAGGCGGCCCGGGTCGTCTTCGCCAAGAACGGCTGGAAGAGCGCCGTACTCGTCACCGATCCCTGGCACGAGTTGCGGTCGCAGACGATGGCCACCGACCAGGGCATCGAGGCCAGTACGTCACCGACGCATGAGGGTCCCGCGGTACGCACCCGCGGCACCGAGTTGCGCTACATCGTGCGGGAGACCGCGGCCTACCTCTACTACCGGCTGTTCCACGCCAGCTCCGAAGCCGGCCCCAGCGCCGTCTGA